The genomic interval GGCTGCCTTTACCGGAGTTGTAGAAACCTCATCAGATGTATCCATACTTTCATCATCCGTCTCTGCAATCAAATTGACAACATTACACAATTTTGCACAAAAGAAGAAGCATTCAATACCTAAATGCGACGTAAACATAATATTCTTGTTTTTGAACGGAACATTTCAGCATTGATATAACCAGAATGTGGTGATCAAGCAGAATAGATTTTACAGGGAAAAAaaggttaaaggctgccatattcgtaggattcattaattaattcatattgtttacatgtgccaataatgttataaaactgtacctaaggggatataataacgattggctgtagctttcgaacacagaacaaattatttcagtattgcaaagtggtgttgatagtgtcgaatgtaaacagaacagtctcaaaccccatctttggtttacgaaacgtcacgaagtgacgtcagcggtctaaaaatagcccaagtcctggagaactgttgctaaacaatgcaataaagaattaattatttctcgtaattggtaaggacttcaaacctaaaactttgcaggaagcttaatttatacatccccgcaacgatgggaaaagccctggaagtaattaaactaattaaataggactatgtcagcctttaatatGTACACATTTCCTTTTACTGTTTAAGTTTCACATGGGCTGtaaaacatgaacaaaactTTCATTCCTCTCATGACAGATATCTTGaggcaacaaacaacaaaccaaaaaagGGAGAATTCACAGTTATAAAACATGCCTAAATTAACGgagattaaaaacaacaacatcaacgcaAACAACAAGTGGCAAGAGTAAAAGGTCTGTACAATTGTTACTCACGAGTATCATAGGATACGAGTCGAGCTTTCTTTCCATTTGGTTCTTGCTTTTCATGCTCATCTTTTGTTGACGATTCTACAGCAGAGCGTTTGGATTTGGATTTGGATTTGGACGATTTTTTTGATCTTATCCCAGAAGTTCCTGGTTTCTCCCTGTCGCCGTTCACCGAAGTGCTTACAGACGACACAGGTGATTTCTTGTGGGTCTGCGTCCCAGAGACAGATGGTTCTGGAGCAGTTTTCATGGAGCTTGACACAGCAGATTCTACCTCCGAAGGAGACACTGGTTTGGCAGCTGGAGGCTTGGCTGTTTCTGATTGGCTGGGCTCTGTGTGAGAAGCTGACGGGAGTGCAGCAGAGTCTGCCGGACTCTGTGGGCTTGTCTTTTCCAAGTTCTCTAGCTCTGCCTGAAATTGAAAAGTAGAAAAGTTAGATTTTGATCAGATGAATCAACCTCAGATGAAAAAATCATCAATTCTGATTTAAGTACAAGCTAGgagtttttgttttgaatggcGTTTACTAGCAATTGTCAAAGCTCCTTGCACATTCTTTAATCATTAACATGAGGTTTTTCTTAACAAAGCAAATTAACTTTCAGAATTTACTGTTCTACAAGTACAAAACACTCCTCACCTTTTTCTTCTCAAGCTTTTTCTCCAGAGCTTTCTCCAAGGCACGGTCAAGGTCATCGATGTCGTCAAAGTCCATGTCAaagtcatcgtcgtcgtcattagCAGCATCGTCGTTCACACCGCTGTTGGTCACTACAGCTTCACTGTTCTCACCGCCAGTGTCCTTGACCTCTTTCTCCGGTGCAGTCACCACAGACGAAGACGACACTACGGCAGCTGTAGCAGTAGAGGTAGAATCTGAATCCATGGGAACCGGAGAAACTGGTTTGGAAGAATCCACAGCACTGTCCACGGGTACAGCAGCAGATTTGACAAAATCGAGAGAAGACACTGGTGCAGATGAATCCACGGGTGAAGCGGATGTTGTAACAGGCACAGCAGCTTGGGAACTGGACACCTCTTTCGACCCTTTAGCCACAGCGGCAAAAGCTTCGCTGAAAATGGCTTCCAGATCCAATGTTTCCACCGAAGTGGAGTCGACGGCAGACTCAAGCACTCCCGATGTCTTGGTCTCTTCTGCATTTTTCTTGGAGGGTGAAGCAACTCCACTTTCACACACGTCATTGTCCTCCactttttcaacttttattttcacaTCGCCATGAGCAGTTTCAGTCCTAGGAGGCGGCAACTGAGGCCCAATGGGTACATTTGAAGACACTGCTTCTGATGTTTCTTTCCGACGCTTCTCTTTCTTGTGCTTGGGTCTGTGCTTGGTCTCTGAAGACGAAGGTGCCGGGGAGGATTCCCGTTTCTTTTCAGATCCTTGCCTGGAAAAGACAACACAAGGATGTGTCAAAGTGATAATCAATCGGAGAATTTAAACAAGGTTAGTCATTGTAAGTGTAGAATGttgtttaggcctaaaaaaaataataggtgtggttacggtaacccgacctaccctatttttaggggccgaccctataacttttttattacatttgttaaaaaaaatttttaaaaaaagaaaaaaaagttcacaaaacgcaatgaaagtcaaagcgctcgagtcgcacacttatttccctgtcaagtaggtttaatttgtacacattagaaaagaaagtaaaaaaaaaacaagaagggcaaagcccatacgactcacatgcttgacctcgacctttagggtaactaaacctagcaatgacatcatacactaagaactgctttacacatttttcctaccaaaatacatgtgaccttgacccaaggtcaaggtcatccaaggtcatgcaacacaaagctgttaattcaagacataggaagtacaatggtacattggctctttctaccatgagatatggtcacttttagtggttcactaccttattttggtcacatttcataagggtcaaagtgaccttgaccttgatcatatgtgaccaaatgtgtctcatgatgaaagcataacatgtgccccacataatgtttaagtttgaaacagttatcttccatagttcagggtcaaggtcacttcaaaatatgtatacaatccaactttgaagagctcctgtgaccttgaccttgaagcaaggtaaaccaaactggtatcaaaagatggggcttactttgccctatatatcatatgtaggtgaggtattcaatctcaaaaacttcagagaaaatgtgaaaaatgtgaaaaatagctgttttttaggcaacatttatggcccctgcgaccttgaccttgaagcaaggtcaagatgctatgtatgttttttggggccttgtcatcatacaccatcttgccaaatttggtactgatagactgaatagtgtccaagaaatatccaacgttaaagttttccggacggacggacggacgtccggacggacggacggacggacggacggacggacggacggacggacggacgactcgggtgagtacatagactcacttttgcttcgcatgtgagtcaaaaaaaagtgattgcctaccttcctaccctatttttacatttagtcaagttttgactaaatgttttaacatagagggggaatcgaaacgagggtcgtggtgtatttgtgtgtgtgtgtgtgtgtgtatgtgtgtgtgtgcgtgcgcgcgtgcgtgcgtgcgtgtagagcgattcagactaaactactggaccgatctttatgaaatttgacatgagagttcctgggattgatatccccgaacgtttttttctttttttcgataaatgtctttgatgacgtcatatccggcttttcgtgaaagttgaggcggcattgtcacgctctcatttttcaaccaaattggttgaaattttggtcaagtagtcttcgacgaagcccggacttcagtattgcatttcagcatggtggcttaaaaattaattaatgactttggtcattaaaaatctgaaaattgtaaaaaaaaaattaaaaaattataaaacgatccaaatttacgtttatcttattctccatcattgtctgattccgaaaacatataaatatgttatatttggattaaaaacaagctctgaaaattaaaaatataaaaattattatcaaaattaaattttcgaaatcaatttaaaaacactttcatcttattccttgtcggttcctgattccaaaaacatatagatatgatatgtttggattaaaaacacgctcagaaagttaaaacgaagagaggcacagaaaagcgtgctatccttctcagcgcaactactaaaccgctcttcttgtcaatttcactgcctttgccatgagcatgagcggtggactgacgatgctacgagtacatacggtcttgctgaaaaattgcattgcgtttactttcattctgtgagttcgacagctacttgactaaatgttgtattttcgccttacgcgacttgtttttgactatgttaccttctttttttttctttttttttggctatgttaccttaaccacacctattttttgttgttggcctaactACCACGGTCTTCCAAAGTCACCTACAGAaagcaggcctgaaagtggtcAATATTTTACTCGCTTACTCTCTGCCAGTACAAATGTCCATCTACTCGcaaaatgcgagtaaagttgctgaaacaaattgttggtttggctagtaaagtttgctctctggctagtacattttcagaatgatCAGCCAAAGGCCAGTACAACaattgttggactttcagggctggacAGGTGGACAGAAATGTTGACAGTCACTGAAGACCGAGACCGTAAACAATCACAGGCTATCATATATGATTtgcaaaatcaaaatcaaaatgcGGCAAACAGCTAGTAGTTTCATGAATGTAGGTTGCAACTACAACTTTTCACAGAAATAACAAGTAATGAAATGCGTTTTCAAGACATAGTAAGGTTGATGCACTAACGCTGAGTCAGTgggagtttttgtttgtttgatttcttCTACAAATAACAATAATGGGTGCATGCTTACATGTTTTCACATATCAGGGATGTTGTTTGGTGTCACTAGTTGGCAAAACAAAGCATTTGTTTTCAAATCTCTGAAAACATTATCACCATTTTAGTGAAGTAATAACACTTTTACAAGGTGCGGGAAAGGTACTGTCAAGGACTGCCTTACTCTTCCTACAAATGAAATATTTTTTGCAGAATTGCCACagggaaaaaaacacaactatCCTGGCAACATTACTGCAGCTAGAATTTAAGACAAGTTTTCGCTGAAATAATTCTGTCCTACATTATTATTTACTCAATACAGACTGCAAAGGCATGGTCAAGGTCATCAATGTCAACGATGTCACACGTGTGCATATGCTTATTTACAAGCGTGTCTACACATGTAAGTGTCTAAAAATGAATGTGTGCATGACTGTACTATTTTCTCACTTCTTTTTTTGCTCTTTCCTCTCCTTCATCCGCTGCAGCTTGTCTTTCGGGATCTTGGCGATGCGTTCCTCGTACTCCTTGTAACGGAGCAGAAACTGCGTGTAGCCTGGCGGTATCTCCCACGTCACTTGGTTGTTGACCATGTTCCAGTAGTAGAAGTACTGTGTTGTCTCGTCCTGCACCATCTGCCACTCACTCTTTGGCTCTGCCAACACACAGCCATAGCAAAGACATTAGTATTCGCATCCCCCGAAAGCTGAGTATGGTtgcctaaggccaaaaagaaaaatatgtctgtttccggtaacccgaccgaccctatttttaagcgacaaccctaattttttttttcgcttttcgcaaaaaaaacccaaaaaaccaaaaaataaaataaaatatgaagtcaagtatactttatttagtttcaatatatctaggtcaaaaacatgtgctaaataattgtaagtaaactaaggaagcgtttaaaaaaaaaaaaaaaaaaccacataaaAAGACGGTAACAAAacgttaaacaaaaaaaaaaaaaaccacaccgaccgaccctatttttttcggcgatgttaccgggaacagacatatttttctttttggcctaaaaggcagggtaaaaacggttttACAAGTAAAAGCcatggaagtttcagcccatgaatgaagaaaaAGTATTTTAGTTTTCCTGCTGTCTGACTAACACATTACAGTTTTAACCTGCCCTAGTGGCGACCTAGTACCTCTCCACAGTGACCACCTGCCAACACcaaggattcatgacatttttttttacacgatCCATTAGCAACCTGCAAGTCTTCACTATCATTAATATCCTATGGTATAACTCGGACTATAAGCATGGTTTCTGTCTTTACAAATACATAAATTATACTGTATTTGATAGTCAAAACTGAGAATAGAATGTGAACTCAAAACTATAGAAAACAACTTGCTAAGGGAAAGAACTCAGGGTACCTTCAGGGAGCTCTTCCTCCATCTCCAAGACTTTATCCGTCTTCTCTTCATCCTTTTCCTTCTTGACAAACTCCACAGCCCCCTTCACGAACATGGACTTGTACGCATGAGACGACGAGGGCTTGCTCCTCTTCTCTTTCTTGATCGTTTTCTCTTCTTTCACGACTATTATAGGCTTGCTCTCTCTCAGTTCTTCTGTTGTAGCGATGGAAGCTTCAGGCTTGGGAATGAAGCCAATGTCCACTGGAGTTGGCTTGGGGATGAAGCCAATGTCCACTGGAGTTGGCTTGGGGATGAAGCCCAAGTCCACTGGGGTTGACTGGCTGGAGTCCACAGCTTCAGGCTGGTCATCAACTTTCTTGTCATCTGTGTGTGGTTCCTGTTCTTTGGAGATGGATTCGATTTCCTGAAAAACACAGTCCAGTCTGGTCAGGAGAAAGTTGTTTGCAAAACATACAGGCAGGCCTTAATTGAGCCCAAAGTCCACTTCTCAAGTCTCAAAGTCTTTTTAATctaatttcattttcattactttattgtcccatcgctgggaaattcgggtcgcttcctccctgtggaaagctagcagcaacggagtcgcgctacccaggtgtctgcgtgtttaggtgtattcagccacctgcacttatggcagaatgaccaaggtcttttacgtgccattgtgatgacacgggggtgggacatggcttccgtctctgggtctgcacataaagttgacccgtgtccgtcccagcccgaattcgaacctgcgaccttctgatcacaagtccagtgctctaccaactgagctatcggGCCCCCATGGaagctcagtgctaaagctttctGACACCAGGTTCGTGAAGTGTACTTCGcatagtcgacttcgcccaataaAGGGCTGGCTTTTGAGAAAGTATTAGCTCTCAATGGTTAATTTGCAAAAAGGAAAGTTTTCTCAAAATCTGTTCGCCACACTTTATTGATACTGATACTGATAGGCCTCACATCTTACAAGTGGTGTGTCATGCTAAAACAGTTTTGTTGTAATAAATCCTCCTAAATAAGTCATGAAAAAAAGgaattttggaagaaaaagtggAGTCATAAGCCTGACCAGTTCAGTTACTGTATTGTTAGACAAAAGCTCTTAAAAGTAAAATACCAGACAATGTTTGTGAACGTCAATTCTGTACATAAGGCTACTCACAGCAAGGAAGCTGGCCACCTCAGAGTCGATGCTGCTAACCACTTCCCCTGATGGTTGAGGAGGCACAGACACGCCAACAGAGGGCGCTGGCAGAGGGATCTCAAGCAGTGTGTCCGGAACAGGAGGCTCAACGTCCATGGGTAATGGAATTTCAGCATCTTTTTTCTCCTCCTCTATGACTTGTGCCTTACCGTCTACTGCTACATCCGTGTcttcttcaagttcaaccttTTTTTCTGACACCTTTGGAATGGTATCCTCAATTTCTTCATCGGTCTTGTCATCGTTGTTTTCTTCGTCAGAGGATGAATCACTGTTGTACTGTCCGACCAAGCTCAGCAGGGGGTTGGATGCTGGAACAAAAATTAGAAGAGGAAGATGAATTAAAACCCATACCTGTCTTTTATGCAAAAGAACAACTTTCACCGAcatcaaagaaaagaaacagaTTTCGAGGACAGAGACTACCATCCTCACAAAAGAATAAACATCAGCATGTAACTGAAATTTCAACTGCTTTTATGTGTCCCAATCACTACAGAAACAACATGAATACGTAacaactatatatatatagtcatATGGATCCTGTTATTTTTTAAATTGAACAAACTTATGGTCCCAGGGGTGTTGCTAGACcattttcatgttgggacatttggccgaaactgtcagaaagctttaggaCATCTTGGACAAATTTCGgctattattttggctcatacaaagtcaccgcaacattgaagcacaagactcaagagcacgggggataaccggtcataAGCGGGACTGAGGCTCTACGTGGGGCCTGACATGATTGAAGGCacgttttgtcagttttcttggaTTTGTTTGATTTACGTCAGGATTTAAAGTAAGCCACAGATTCAGCGATGCCTTACATTGTTTCTTGATGCATAAAATGTCATAGAGCGGTTCATATGAGTCCGTAAATGACCATCAAAGCTGAACATGTCGGCGATCGAgcgccggaaatggctgttcgatgggttttggaagtagaaatgtgctttattttaCAAAATCCGCTCGTATTTGACGTCTGTTTGGGATTTTAATGGAAGATGGAGtcattgaagatgcaaatggGTAGGGGAACCCCTGTGACACCCCCATTAATCCGCCCCTGGATTATATGTTGCATACTGCAACTGAAACACATCAAACACCAgttctctgaaactttttcaaacctttaactttaatttcttgaaagtaaaactctTCCAATCTTGTGCAAATCTTTGGGAAACATGACTGATAAAACGCCAATAAAAGACCGTGTAGGGTGAGTCATTTTGCTTGGAAACCATGATTTGGAGGACGCTTTTCattctctggctcagcagatttCGATTCGCGGTGACTATCGTCAATGTTGTCTGCTTCGATCGACTCGACaacactactaccactcacactgacactgtccacattcgcggtgttcctatcattttgtccggaatcacttaccttggcgaagggtagcaaaccttggccaatttagttttttttcttttttggttgcgacatgatgttcaaatccaaatcgaaagcactgactgactgataaactatcgcgaaccggcgaacgcaaacgctgagagtgtggtttcccttgtccaagggaaaccattCTGGCATCTATAAtttttggcaatggcttccgttcaaaacattgatgtttcgtttttggtattcgcgaaggaaataaacgtcagtcagttgacCAAGTTCATAggcagcagttttagcaatcaaagcctgaccaatacaaaaaactggacaaactgtggccgatttaggcgaatactcttcggacatttggccgatagggacatgaaagtttcggccaaagtaaaaaaaaatcggcgattggccgaagggccgacccaaacgacacccctggGTCCATGTTTTTACAGAGTAAAATTTCATAGATCACAACAGCTCTATAATTTCATAAGAGTACTCAAACTCTGAGCGTCTGACAGGTAGAAGTAAAGTTGTGAATTTGGCTGCTTAGTTAGTCAGTGTCTAATTCTAAACCACTTTTATACCTGGATGAAACAAGCCattagcacacacaaaaacattacaACTTACACCCATTTCTGTTATCTTCAATCTGCCCGGGTTGTATGGGGTGGTGCCCTGCAAATTAATAATTCAGTGAAATCTGTGAGTCACTGAGTGTGACATCTTAAAATTTATATTTATATTGTTCGTAAAAGGTCAACAGGCAAACATGGGTATTtgctttcaaaataaaaaacagTGAAAGACTGACTCAAAGACATGGCTTCaaacagtgacactgacagaacGGTCTTACAGTTGACCATCCATGAACTATTCAACATGAATATAAAACGGAGAtaaacatcaaaacaaaattaactCTTGTTGGGATGAGTTCTCTACAAGTACAAGCGCAATATAGAAGATTCCTTAGGTCACTGGGTTAGTGGGTGTActatattattttaattaccacataGATACTTTTGTAAATTACATCAACCAGACACTAAACAGCAGAAACACTATTCTATCAATTCACCACACTTTAACTTTACCAGTACTCAGCTCTTTTCATGTCCACCAAATATATATTAATATCACATTAATTCCCAGTAGTCTACATGTTCTGCTTTGAATACATTTTAACT from Littorina saxatilis isolate snail1 linkage group LG7, US_GU_Lsax_2.0, whole genome shotgun sequence carries:
- the LOC138971678 gene encoding formin-binding protein 4-like isoform X1, which translates into the protein MAMEQSSRRQVLQLDDVSSSHQPRHHPIQPGQIEDNRNGSSNPLLSLVGQYNSDSSSDEENNDDKTDEEIEDTIPKVSEKKVELEEDTDVAVDGKAQVIEEEKKDAEIPLPMDVEPPVPDTLLEIPLPAPSVGVSVPPQPSGEVVSSIDSEVASFLAEIESISKEQEPHTDDKKVDDQPEAVDSSQSTPVDLGFIPKPTPVDIGFIPKPTPVDIGFIPKPEASIATTEELRESKPIIVVKEEKTIKKEKRSKPSSSHAYKSMFVKGAVEFVKKEKDEEKTDKVLEMEEELPEEPKSEWQMVQDETTQYFYYWNMVNNQVTWEIPPGYTQFLLRYKEYEERIAKIPKDKLQRMKERKEQKKKQGSEKKRESSPAPSSSETKHRPKHKKEKRRKETSEAVSSNVPIGPQLPPPRTETAHGDVKIKVEKVEDNDVCESGVASPSKKNAEETKTSGVLESAVDSTSVETLDLEAIFSEAFAAVAKGSKEVSSSQAAVPVTTSASPVDSSAPVSSLDFVKSAAVPVDSAVDSSKPVSPVPMDSDSTSTATAAVVSSSSVVTAPEKEVKDTGGENSEAVVTNSGVNDDAANDDDDDFDMDFDDIDDLDRALEKALEKKLEKKKAELENLEKTSPQSPADSAALPSASHTEPSQSETAKPPAAKPVSPSEVESAVSSSMKTAPEPSVSGTQTHKKSPVSSVSTSVNGDREKPGTSGIRSKKSSKSKSKSKRSAVESSTKDEHEKQEPNGKKARLVSYDTQTDDESMDTSDEVSTTPVKAAKQPSNEADSDIPIDILPTPPPEKADNLVRPDGEIQEMADTAFAKLAFLDVTSDGLSPLQISLVQLQTRLTDWQEGGLIGEYFYQRLREVNSVLKQYESSAVPTGWTCQWDSNFRRYFYTNSHTGESQWDYPDGEAVDSAASTSRKSKKGKGSKRKKAKVTDPEPAGVSISEAASLVLAEAGGSVMAEGRVVETEEDLDGVAMGDEAAGGVESRKQPRNGNSAESQPSTSATSTTATTPAIPESDGDSFQAALQSLFPGEPLPPGTELLLGLPPPPPPPLPAEETPTTTDDAYVCAEDSSDESVGKDEKQGEEKAEVPKIDPDIDGEELVEEEGAEKKRKVEEKRKAEEEEEVVEETVEVVPVVEDPAVISRPPQLRFPVAAVSSSSSASAYASSSSTVSAPHVRSAAPVLHAPAVAQPDSASSLIAAPALVAASSPRPSSPKVEDGVKSAGSPAPVGEASSSSTTDHPHKHDKHKKKKKEKLGSHTMSLKKKGVSSLVQKWQKVKKEVEQEEHANEKRQQAIRQQLEEWKKENS
- the LOC138971678 gene encoding formin-binding protein 4-like isoform X3, with translation MAMEQSSRRQVLQLDDVSSSHQPRHHPIQPGQIEDNRNGSSNPLLSLVGQYNSDSSSDEENNDDKTDEEIEDTIPKVSEKKVELEEDTDVAVDGKAQVIEEEKKDAEIPLPMDVEPPVPDTLLEIPLPAPSVGVSVPPQPSGEVVSSIDSEVASFLAEIESISKEQEPHTDDKKVDDQPEAVDSSQSTPVDLGFIPKPTPVDIGFIPKPTPVDIGFIPKPEASIATTEELRESKPIIVVKEEKTIKKEKRSKPSSSHAYKSMFVKGAVEFVKKEKDEEKTDKVLEMEEELPEEPKSEWQMVQDETTQYFYYWNMVNNQVTWEIPPGYTQFLLRYKEYEERIAKIPKDKLQRMKERKEQKKKQGSEKKRESSPAPSSSETKHRPKHKKEKRRKETSEAVSSNVPIGPQLPPPRTETAHGDVKIKVEKVEDNDVCESGVASPSKKNAEETKTSGVLESAVDSTSVETLDLEAIFSEAFAAVAKGSKEVSSSQAAVPVTTSASPVDSSAPVSSLDFVKSAAVPVDSAVDSSKPVSPVPMDSDSTSTATAAVVSSSSVVTAPEKEVKDTGGENSEAVVTNSGVNDDAANDDDDDFDMDFDDIDDLDRALEKALEKKLEKKKAELENLEKTSPQSPADSAALPSASHTEPSQSETAKPPAAKPVSPSEVESAVSSSMKTAPEPSVSGTQTHKKSPVSSVSTSVNGDREKPGTSGIRSKKSSKSKSKSKRSAVESSTKDEHEKQEPNGKKARLVSYDTQTDDESMDTSDEVSTTPVKAAKQPSNEADSDIPIDILPTPPPEKADNLGEIQEMADTAFAKLAFLDVTSDGLSPLQISLVQLQTRLTDWQEGGLIGEYFYQRLREVNSVLKQYESSAVPTGWTCQWDSNFRRYFYTNSHTGESQWDYPDGEAVDSAASTSRKSKKGKGSKRKKAKVTDPEPAGVSISEAASLVLAEAGGSVMAEGRVVETEEDLDGVAMGDEAAGGVESRKQPRNGNSAESQPSTSATSTTATTPAIPESDGDSFQAALQSLFPGEPLPPGTELLLGLPPPPPPPLPAEETPTTTDDAYVCAEDSSDESVGKDEKQGEEKAEVPKIDPDIDGEELVEEEGAEKKRKVEEKRKAEEEEEVVEETVEVVPVVEDPAVISRPPQLRFPVAAVSSSSSASAYASSSSTVSAPHVRSAAPVLHAPAVAQPDSASSLIAAPALVAASSPRPSSPKVEDGVKSAGSPAPVGEASSSSTTDHPHKHDKHKKKKKEKLGSHTMSLKKKGVSSLVQKWQKVKKEVEQEEHANEKRQQAIRQQLEEWKKENS
- the LOC138971678 gene encoding formin-binding protein 4-like isoform X4; the encoded protein is MAMEQSSRRQVLQLDDVSSSHQPPSNPLLSLVGQYNSDSSSDEENNDDKTDEEIEDTIPKVSEKKVELEEDTDVAVDGKAQVIEEEKKDAEIPLPMDVEPPVPDTLLEIPLPAPSVGVSVPPQPSGEVVSSIDSEVASFLAEIESISKEQEPHTDDKKVDDQPEAVDSSQSTPVDLGFIPKPTPVDIGFIPKPTPVDIGFIPKPEASIATTEELRESKPIIVVKEEKTIKKEKRSKPSSSHAYKSMFVKGAVEFVKKEKDEEKTDKVLEMEEELPEEPKSEWQMVQDETTQYFYYWNMVNNQVTWEIPPGYTQFLLRYKEYEERIAKIPKDKLQRMKERKEQKKKQGSEKKRESSPAPSSSETKHRPKHKKEKRRKETSEAVSSNVPIGPQLPPPRTETAHGDVKIKVEKVEDNDVCESGVASPSKKNAEETKTSGVLESAVDSTSVETLDLEAIFSEAFAAVAKGSKEVSSSQAAVPVTTSASPVDSSAPVSSLDFVKSAAVPVDSAVDSSKPVSPVPMDSDSTSTATAAVVSSSSVVTAPEKEVKDTGGENSEAVVTNSGVNDDAANDDDDDFDMDFDDIDDLDRALEKALEKKLEKKKAELENLEKTSPQSPADSAALPSASHTEPSQSETAKPPAAKPVSPSEVESAVSSSMKTAPEPSVSGTQTHKKSPVSSVSTSVNGDREKPGTSGIRSKKSSKSKSKSKRSAVESSTKDEHEKQEPNGKKARLVSYDTQTDDESMDTSDEVSTTPVKAAKQPSNEADSDIPIDILPTPPPEKADNLVRPDGEIQEMADTAFAKLAFLDVTSDGLSPLQISLVQLQTRLTDWQEGGLIGEYFYQRLREVNSVLKQYESSAVPTGWTCQWDSNFRRYFYTNSHTGESQWDYPDGEAVDSAASTSRKSKKGKGSKRKKAKVTDPEPAGVSISEAASLVLAEAGGSVMAEGRVVETEEDLDGVAMGDEAAGGVESRKQPRNGNSAESQPSTSATSTTATTPAIPESDGDSFQAALQSLFPGEPLPPGTELLLGLPPPPPPPLPAEETPTTTDDAYVCAEDSSDESVGKDEKQGEEKAEVPKIDPDIDGEELVEEEGAEKKRKVEEKRKAEEEEEVVEETVEVVPVVEDPAVISRPPQLRFPVAAVSSSSSASAYASSSSTVSAPHVRSAAPVLHAPAVAQPDSASSLIAAPALVAASSPRPSSPKVEDGVKSAGSPAPVGEASSSSTTDHPHKHDKHKKKKKEKLGSHTMSLKKKGVSSLVQKWQKVKKEVEQEEHANEKRQQAIRQQLEEWKKENS
- the LOC138971678 gene encoding formin-binding protein 4-like isoform X2, which translates into the protein MAMEQSSRRQVLQLDDVSSSHQPRHHPIQPGQIEDNRNGSSNPLLSLVGQYNSDSSSDEENNDDKTDEEIEDTIPKVSEKKVELEEDTDVAVDGKAQVIEEEKKDAEIPLPMDVEPPVPDTLLEIPLPAPSVGVSVPPQPSGEVVSSIDSEVASFLAEIESISKEQEPHTDDKKVDDQPEAVDSSQSTPVDLGFIPKPTPVDIGFIPKPTPVDIGFIPKPEASIATTEELRESKPIIVVKEEKTIKKEKRSKPSSSHAYKSMFVKGAVEFVKKEKDEEKTDKVLEMEEELPEEPKSEWQMVQDETTQYFYYWNMVNNQVTWEIPPGYTQFLLRYKEYEERIAKIPKDKLQRMKERKEQKKKQGSEKKRESSPAPSSSETKHRPKHKKEKRRKETSEAVSSNVPIGPQLPPPRTETAHGDVKIKVEKVEDNDVCESGVASPSKKNAEETKTSGVLESAVDSTSVETLDLEAIFSEAFAAVAKGSKEVSSSQAAVPVTTSASPVDSSAPVSSLDFVKSAAVPVDSAVDSSKPVSPVPMDSDSTSTATAAVVSSSSVVTAPEKEVKDTGGENSEAVVTNSGVNDDAANDDDDDFDMDFDDIDDLDRALEKALEKKLEKKKAELENLEKTSPQSPADSAALPSASHTEPSQSETAKPPAAKPVSPSEVESAVSSSMKTAPEPSVSGTQTHKKSPVSSVSTSVNGDREKPGTSGIRSKKSSKSKSKSKRSAVESSTKDEHEKQEPNGKKARLVSYDTQTDDESMDTSDEVSTTPVKAAKQPSNEADSDIPIDILPTPPPEKADNLVRPDGEIQEMADTAFAKLAFLDVTSDGLSPLQISLVQLQTRLTDWQEGGLIGEYFYQRLREVNSVLKQYESSAVPTGWTCQWDSNFRRYFYTNSHTGESQWDYPDGEAVDSAASTSRKSKKGKGSKRKKAKVTDPEPAGVSISEAASLVLAEAGGSVMAEGRVVETEEDLDGVAMGDEAAGGVESRKPRNGNSAESQPSTSATSTTATTPAIPESDGDSFQAALQSLFPGEPLPPGTELLLGLPPPPPPPLPAEETPTTTDDAYVCAEDSSDESVGKDEKQGEEKAEVPKIDPDIDGEELVEEEGAEKKRKVEEKRKAEEEEEVVEETVEVVPVVEDPAVISRPPQLRFPVAAVSSSSSASAYASSSSTVSAPHVRSAAPVLHAPAVAQPDSASSLIAAPALVAASSPRPSSPKVEDGVKSAGSPAPVGEASSSSTTDHPHKHDKHKKKKKEKLGSHTMSLKKKGVSSLVQKWQKVKKEVEQEEHANEKRQQAIRQQLEEWKKENS